A portion of the Anabas testudineus chromosome 22, fAnaTes1.2, whole genome shotgun sequence genome contains these proteins:
- the exoc3l4 gene encoding exocyst complex component 3-like protein 4 isoform X1, with translation MSEMTDRSVEKPDEDRMSLKSNGRTPTKDDAKATLGLFNSLRRSVRRAVEKSPLSAVAKGSKVISRADSASSESSCSPVPLSPSLSVGSSVTSPQKNNGESCQKSDKEDEANVAPQKNTSPTHTKKESMLRSSDSFVDRATESIRKSIRLASKKVRDKTHTSTIPQSSFEENDEEEEKKEEEEEAAVCQEMEEAYTLPDIPHTPLSVMQINKLIETGLLEEAHLNLLALRHEFQQDSNQYSKEKDLSLLYSELRSKICTIVRDSGKELSGSVARIIQEEEKRAEQPGGLQGSWMEAWREAVAEGVQEKVKRVALEQKEQSSSWLAVHLALLGKAIVEDLQNVKGVLRAYYPPSFKVFSTYVNSYHRVVGQHLKTLEQQVTELKDLYVVLDWIINKYKSEKIMGSVSLQPDIKDESTDLQLEENFLKQLKEKYCCKVKEDLSSSLDRVIELENEDYWQKSQPPRKEDGFLDSHFHMDIWTKVESAVKNTQKIDPQLDQKVSSSCLEELKQFPVRFESEFKRHCGALEPQPLWVDYHITYINSFTALQEHMKSYCDACPEEVKGFSKEVEDLVGRLTQVLENQFKEDVKPYLRRMMTRKWLNNDSDFTELHSRTKLLSQHCAVMRPPCVQRFADRLYLHMAKEYFGQLMKNNYSCKNRKHEKAAAKIRQQWGELGEQFEDMKSTHEWLDPVGDDLSKIIGQKNKADIKQCLEPLVKNYPDFGKKHLIAVLNFRGLFRGREHQLILQRFTELKKNVNSESMDRSRVLFKDMQVNVNTDCLSSLPFSCFRVLLPESSN, from the exons atgtcagaaatgacGGACAGGTCAGTGGAGAAGCCGGACGAGGACAGGATGTCTCTCAAGAGCAACGGGAGGACGCCGACCAAGGATGACGCGAAGGCGACGCTGGGCCTGTTCAACTCTCTTAGAAGGAGCGTCAGACGTGCTGTGGAGAAGAGCCCGCTTTCAGCAGTGGCcaaggggtcaaaggtcatatCTAGAGCAGACTCAGCCAGCAGCGAGTCTTCATGTTCACCAGTGCCTCTGTCACCCA GTCTGAGTGTCGGTTCTTCTGTCACCTCTCCTCAAAAAAACAACGGGGAATCCTGCCAAAAATCAGATAAGGAAGATGAGGCCAACGTCGCACCACAGAAAAATACATCTCCAACACACACGAAGAAAG AGTCCATGCTCAGGTCCAGTGACTCATTTGTGGACAGAGCCACAGAGAGCATTCGTAAAAGCATTCGACTGGCGAGTAAGAAGGTCAGGGACAAAACCCACACAAGCACTATTCCTCAAAGCTCATTTGAGGaaaatgatgaagaggaggagaagaaggaggaggaggaggaggcggcggtGTGTCAGGAGATGGAGGAGGCGTACACACTGCCAGATATACCCCACACACCACTGTCAG TGATGCAGATCAACAAGCTGATAGAGACGGGGCTGCTGGAGGAGGCTCACCTGAACCTGCTCGCCCTGCGGCACGAGTTCCAGCAAGACTCGAATCAgtacagtaaagaaaaagacCTCAGCCTCCTCTACAGCGAACTGAGGAGCAAGATCTGCACCATCGTGCGTGACTCCGGCAAAGAACTGTCGGGCTCAGTGGCCCGAATCAttcaggaagaggagaagagagctGAGCAGCCTGGGGGGCTACAGGGAAGCTGGATGGAAGCCTGGAGGGAGGCAGTGGCTGAGGGGGTGCAGGAGAAGGTGAAACGTGTTGCTCTGGAGCAGAAGGAGCAGAGCTCGTCCTGGTTGGCTGTTCACCTGGCTCTGCTGGGTAAGGCCATCGTGGAGGATCTGCAGAATGTGAAAGGTGTGCTGAGAGCGTACTACCCCCCCAGCTTCAAAGTCTTCAGCACTTATGTGAACAGTTATCACAGAGTCGTCGGGCAGCACCTGAAGACGCTGGAGCAGCAGGTGACCGAGCTGAAGGACCTGTACGTGGTGCTGGACTGGATCATCAACAAATACAAGAG CGAGAAGATCATGGGAAGTGTCTCTCTGCAGCCGGATATCAAGGATGAAAGCACAGATCTGCAGCTGGAGGAAAACTTCCTGAAGCAGCTGAAAGAGAAATACTGCTGCAAAGTGAAG gagGACCTGAGCTCTTCACTGGACAGAGTCATTGAACTTGAAAATGAAGACTACTGGCAGAAAAGCCAACCTCCCAGAAAGGAGGACGGCTTCCTGGACTCTCACTTCCACATGGACATCTGGACG AAGGTGGAAAGTGCTGTGAAGAACACGCAGAAAATTGATCCTCAGCTGGACCAGAAAGTCAGCTCCTCCTGCCTCGAGGAATTGAAACAGTTCCCCGTGAG GTTTGAGAGCGAGTTCAAGCGGCACTGTGGCGCTCTCGAGCCACAGCCTCTTTGGGTCGACTATCACATAACCTACATCAACAGCTTCACTGCTTTACA aGAGCACATGAAGAGCTACTGCGACGCCTGTCCAGAGGAGGTCAAAGGGTTCAGCAAAGAGGTGGAGGACCTGGTCGGCAGGCTCACGCAGGTCTTGGAGAACCAGTTCAAAGAGGATGTGAAG CCGTATCTGAGGAGAATGATGACGAGGAAGTGGCTCAACAATGACAGCGACTTCACGGAGCTTCATTCTCGGACTAAACTTCTTTCCCAGCACTGCGCTGTCATGAGGCCTCCGTGCGTCCAG AGGTTTGCAGACCGTTTGTACCTTCACATGGCGAAAGAATACTTCGGCCAGCTGATGAAGAATAACTACTCATGCAAGAACAGGAAACACGAGAAGGCAGCGGCCAAGATCCGTCAGCAGTGGGGGGAACTCGGGGAACAGTTTGAGGACATG AAGTCGACTCACGAGTGGCTCGACCCCGTTGGAGACGACCTGAGCAAAATCATcggacagaaaaacaaagcagacatAAAACAGTGTCTTGAACCTTTGGTGAAGAATTACCCAGACTTCGG